A region from the Rheinheimera mangrovi genome encodes:
- a CDS encoding electron transport complex subunit E, translated as MNQYQEIVRQGLWKNNPGLVQLLGLCPLLAVTSSLTSALGLGLATMLVLLSTNTVVSLIRNYVPNEIRIPVFVMVIASVVTVIELLMHAFMYNLYQALGIFIPLMVTNCIVIGRAEAYASKNAVLPAAFDGLMMGAGFALVLCTLGAVREVIGAGTLFAGADLLLGDWAKVLTIHLYQADHQFLLAILPPGAFLVMGFLIAGKNAVDARAAAKAKPVEQKISRARVTHVSS; from the coding sequence ATGAATCAATATCAGGAAATAGTCCGTCAGGGCCTGTGGAAAAATAATCCAGGCTTAGTGCAGTTATTAGGGCTTTGTCCTTTATTGGCAGTGACCTCCAGCCTGACCAGCGCTTTAGGTTTAGGCTTGGCCACTATGCTGGTGTTACTAAGCACCAATACTGTGGTATCGCTTATTCGTAACTATGTGCCGAATGAAATCCGTATCCCGGTTTTTGTGATGGTGATCGCTTCTGTAGTGACTGTGATAGAGCTATTGATGCATGCTTTTATGTACAACCTGTATCAGGCTTTAGGTATTTTTATTCCGCTTATGGTCACTAACTGTATCGTCATAGGCCGCGCTGAAGCCTACGCCTCGAAAAATGCAGTATTACCAGCAGCATTTGACGGTCTGATGATGGGCGCCGGTTTTGCCTTAGTGCTTTGTACCTTAGGTGCTGTGCGAGAAGTAATAGGTGCAGGCACTTTGTTTGCGGGCGCCGATTTACTCTTGGGTGACTGGGCCAAAGTACTGACTATTCATCTGTATCAGGCCGACCATCAGTTTTTATTGGCGATATTGCCGCCAGGTGCATTTTTAGTGATGGGCTTTTTGATTGCAGGGAAAAACGCAGTGGATGCCAGAGCGGCAGCCAAAGCTAAACCTGTAGAGCAAAAAATCAGTCGTGCACGTGTTACTCATGTCAGTAGTTAA
- the rsxG gene encoding electron transport complex subunit RsxG: MLSSVGKNALLLGTAAVLCVFAVAAVNEITKAEIEQQQLASKLSTLVEVVPELAGNTEVLKDCVAVLDTQLLGKDAKQKIYRYRSEGKLKAYLMETTAPDGYSGAIEVLAAIGPDSEVIGVRVLSHKETPGLGDKIELRKTPWVLSFNGQTVGSSDDRSFAVKKDGGQFDQFAGATITPRAVVKAVKNAAVYIQQHPELASLPADCGA, translated from the coding sequence ATGCTTAGTTCTGTTGGTAAAAATGCGCTATTGCTTGGAACAGCTGCTGTGCTTTGTGTATTTGCAGTAGCGGCAGTTAATGAAATCACTAAAGCTGAAATCGAACAGCAGCAACTAGCCAGTAAATTGAGCACCTTGGTTGAAGTAGTGCCGGAACTTGCGGGGAACACAGAAGTACTGAAGGATTGTGTAGCAGTTCTTGATACCCAACTGCTGGGCAAAGACGCCAAACAAAAAATCTACCGTTATCGCTCTGAAGGCAAGCTAAAAGCTTATTTGATGGAGACCACGGCACCTGATGGTTACAGTGGAGCCATCGAAGTACTGGCGGCTATTGGTCCGGACAGCGAAGTCATTGGTGTGCGGGTACTCAGCCATAAAGAAACACCTGGCCTTGGCGATAAAATTGAACTACGCAAAACTCCTTGGGTATTAAGCTTTAATGGCCAGACTGTGGGCTCGAGCGATGATCGCAGCTTTGCGGTCAAAAAAGACGGTGGCCAGTTTGATCAGTTTGCCGGTGCTACTATTACACCCCGTGCTGTCGTCAAAGCCGTAAAAAATGCCGCGGTGTATATTCAGCAACATCCTGAACTGGCCAGCTTGCCAGCCGATTGTGGAGCCTGA
- the rsxD gene encoding electron transport complex subunit RsxD has translation MSFKIASSPHQHSQKNTAQLMKLVALAAVPGIAVQAYFFGYGVLIQLVLAIITALSCEAAVLAIRSKKIKVKLLDHSALVTALLLAVAIPSYAPWWLVVIGTAFAIVVVKQLYGGLGNNLFNPAMAAYVLLLVSFPLPMTSWLPAAPVQHLSVGPLDAVCAIFTDFSCSGYSVSQLRQDADGISMATPLDTLKTDLSQGYTTAESMKKPVFGWLSGEGWFWVNLAYLLGGLFLLQQKVIQWRIPVAVLGSLFGCSLLAWLISPDTNASPLFQLFSGATMLAAFFIATDPVSASTTEKGRLIFGALIGVLVFLIRSYGGYPDAFAFAVMLANMTVPLIDYYTQPRTYGHKNKGAR, from the coding sequence ATGAGTTTTAAAATCGCCAGCTCTCCGCACCAGCACAGTCAAAAAAATACCGCTCAGTTGATGAAATTGGTGGCGCTTGCTGCGGTACCAGGCATAGCTGTGCAGGCTTACTTTTTTGGTTATGGTGTGCTTATTCAACTGGTGCTCGCGATTATCACAGCGTTGAGCTGCGAAGCCGCTGTATTGGCTATTCGTAGTAAAAAAATCAAGGTCAAACTGCTGGATCACAGCGCCTTAGTCACAGCCTTGTTACTTGCTGTCGCTATCCCCTCTTATGCGCCCTGGTGGTTAGTGGTAATAGGCACGGCCTTTGCCATAGTAGTGGTGAAACAACTGTACGGTGGTTTAGGCAATAACTTATTTAACCCGGCCATGGCGGCTTATGTGTTGCTGTTGGTCTCATTTCCGCTACCTATGACAAGCTGGTTGCCGGCAGCTCCGGTGCAACATTTATCTGTAGGGCCATTGGATGCTGTCTGCGCTATTTTTACCGACTTTAGCTGCAGCGGTTACAGCGTCAGTCAACTGCGCCAGGATGCGGATGGCATCAGTATGGCGACGCCATTAGATACCTTAAAAACCGATCTGTCCCAAGGTTACACCACAGCAGAGAGTATGAAAAAACCTGTGTTTGGCTGGTTATCCGGTGAAGGCTGGTTTTGGGTCAATTTGGCTTATTTGCTTGGTGGTTTGTTTTTACTGCAGCAAAAAGTCATACAGTGGCGCATTCCAGTCGCTGTATTAGGTTCGTTATTTGGCTGTAGTTTACTGGCATGGCTGATCTCGCCAGATACCAATGCCAGTCCGCTGTTTCAACTATTTTCGGGTGCCACTATGCTGGCTGCATTTTTTATCGCCACAGACCCTGTATCCGCTTCAACCACTGAAAAAGGCCGGTTGATTTTTGGCGCTTTAATAGGGGTTCTGGTGTTTTTGATCCGCAGTTATGGCGGTTATCCGGACGCTTTTGCTTTTGCTGTAATGTTAGCCAATATGACAGTGCCTTTAATTGACTACTACACCCAGCCACGCACTTATGGCCATAAAAACAAAGGAGCGCGCTGA
- the rsxC gene encoding electron transport complex subunit RsxC — protein MPTLFQQIQAGKVWDFHGGIHPPSRKERTNQKPVALLDIPDRLYIPLRQHIGVAGKVLVKVGDRVLKGQALTQADNAMAVPVHAPTSGTVLAIELHTSTHPSSLAEPTLILAPDGMDEWRPRQPLDPEQVDAYTLLERIQESGISGMGGAGFPTHIKVNVKQPVDYLIINAVECEPYITADDMLMQERASDIIAGIEILVKLLSPKAVLIGIEDDKPIAAASLKAAIGQKDNYFVREVPTKYPSGGEKQLIQLLTNKEVPAGRRPLDIGIVMQNVGTAFAIAQAVLDDIPLIHRVVTVAGETLAQQQNVLALIGTPISDLLNACGFQAEPQQRIIIGGPMMGFAIADWSVPVVKTTNCILAPTENELGAAVDEMDCIRCGACADACPASLLPQQLLWYSKAKDQDKLAEYNLSDCIECGACAYVCPSEIPLVHYYRVAKADIRETQREALKAEQAKARFDARTERLEREKQERLERNQQLAAQRIAQQQASGQVTQSAAAVQQALERTQHQAAPQLDKEQIIAERERKKAEALAYQQQKQQAAASVPVVDDAATQAEDPRKAAIAAALARAKAKKQAEASPEVASEPAPAETPASDADAKKAAVAAAIARAKAKKLAQQEPEAQPEVAAEPAPAETPTADADAKKAAVAAAIARAKAKKLAQQEPEAQPEVAAEPAKAEIPTADADAKKAAVAAAIARAKAKKLAEQVQVQQTEPAPAPAAEVTAPIEAAAESAPEQDAKKAAIAAAIARAKAKKQQNSEPL, from the coding sequence TTGCCTACTTTATTTCAACAAATTCAGGCAGGAAAAGTCTGGGACTTTCACGGTGGCATTCACCCGCCAAGCCGTAAAGAGCGCACCAATCAAAAGCCTGTAGCGCTTTTGGATATTCCTGACCGTTTATATATTCCGCTGCGCCAGCATATTGGCGTGGCTGGCAAAGTGCTGGTTAAAGTCGGCGATCGAGTGCTGAAGGGCCAGGCTTTAACTCAGGCGGATAATGCGATGGCCGTGCCTGTGCATGCGCCAACGTCCGGCACTGTGCTGGCAATTGAACTTCATACCAGTACCCATCCTTCCAGCTTAGCCGAACCAACCTTAATACTGGCGCCTGATGGCATGGACGAATGGCGGCCACGTCAGCCGCTGGATCCAGAGCAAGTGGACGCCTATACCTTGCTGGAACGTATTCAGGAATCTGGTATTTCCGGTATGGGCGGAGCAGGTTTCCCTACTCATATTAAGGTGAATGTTAAACAGCCGGTTGATTATCTGATTATCAACGCTGTGGAATGCGAGCCTTATATCACAGCAGATGACATGCTGATGCAGGAGCGCGCCAGCGACATTATTGCCGGTATCGAGATACTGGTAAAACTGCTGAGTCCAAAAGCTGTATTGATTGGTATTGAAGACGATAAACCGATAGCTGCGGCCTCGTTAAAAGCCGCTATAGGCCAAAAAGACAACTATTTCGTGCGGGAAGTGCCAACTAAATACCCATCTGGTGGCGAAAAACAACTCATCCAATTGCTGACCAATAAAGAAGTACCAGCAGGTCGCAGACCACTGGATATTGGCATAGTGATGCAAAACGTAGGTACAGCTTTTGCGATAGCTCAGGCCGTGCTGGATGATATTCCGCTGATCCACCGTGTAGTGACTGTGGCCGGTGAAACCTTAGCCCAGCAGCAAAACGTATTGGCGCTAATTGGCACACCTATTTCTGACTTATTAAATGCCTGTGGTTTTCAGGCTGAACCGCAGCAGCGTATTATTATCGGCGGCCCTATGATGGGCTTTGCGATAGCAGACTGGTCTGTGCCAGTAGTCAAAACCACCAACTGCATTTTAGCTCCTACTGAAAACGAGCTAGGCGCAGCCGTTGACGAAATGGATTGTATCCGCTGCGGCGCTTGTGCCGACGCCTGCCCTGCCAGCTTATTACCGCAGCAACTCTTGTGGTACAGCAAAGCCAAAGATCAGGACAAACTGGCGGAATACAATTTATCCGACTGCATTGAATGCGGTGCCTGTGCTTATGTCTGCCCCAGCGAAATTCCATTGGTGCATTATTACCGTGTCGCCAAAGCCGATATTCGTGAAACACAACGTGAAGCCTTAAAGGCCGAACAAGCCAAAGCCCGTTTTGATGCCCGCACTGAACGTTTAGAGCGGGAGAAACAGGAACGTTTAGAGCGCAATCAGCAACTGGCTGCTCAACGTATCGCACAGCAACAAGCCAGCGGTCAGGTCACTCAAAGCGCAGCAGCTGTGCAACAAGCTTTGGAGCGCACACAACACCAGGCTGCTCCACAGCTGGATAAAGAACAAATTATTGCAGAACGTGAACGGAAAAAAGCCGAGGCTTTGGCCTACCAGCAACAGAAACAACAAGCTGCAGCTTCTGTTCCAGTTGTGGACGACGCAGCAACTCAGGCCGAAGATCCACGTAAAGCCGCTATAGCCGCAGCTTTGGCCCGAGCTAAAGCGAAAAAACAGGCGGAAGCTTCGCCTGAAGTAGCTTCAGAACCAGCTCCGGCTGAAACACCAGCTTCTGATGCGGATGCTAAAAAAGCCGCAGTAGCGGCAGCTATAGCCCGAGCTAAAGCGAAAAAGCTGGCACAACAAGAGCCTGAAGCTCAACCAGAAGTAGCTGCAGAACCAGCTCCGGCTGAAACTCCAACTGCTGATGCGGATGCTAAAAAAGCCGCAGTAGCGGCAGCTATAGCCCGAGCTAAAGCGAAAAAGCTGGCACAACAAGAGCCTGAAGCTCAACCAGAAGTAGCTGCAGAACCAGCTAAGGCTGAAATTCCAACTGCTGATGCGGATGCTAAAAAAGCCGCAGTAGCAGCGGCTATAGCCCGAGCTAAAGCGAAAAAGCTGGCAGAACAAGTCCAAGTGCAGCAAACAGAACCTGCACCTGCACCAGCAGCAGAGGTTACTGCGCCAATTGAAGCCGCAGCAGAATCAGCGCCAGAACAAGATGCGAAAAAAGCCGCTATTGCAGCAGCAATTGCCCGTGCCAAAGCTAAAAAACAACAAAACAGTGAGCCGTTATGA
- the rsxB gene encoding electron transport complex subunit RsxB — MSIITALWALGILALIFGAVLGYAAIRFKVDADPLVEQIDEILPQTQCGQCGYPGCRPYAEAIANGDDINKCPPGGDATIKKLADLMGVEAKPLDAAQTPAVKRVAFIREDECIGCTKCIQACPVDAIVGASKQMHTVIVDECTGCDLCVEPCPVDCIDMVPLASSIERWKWDLKSIPVKVLES, encoded by the coding sequence ATGTCTATTATCACAGCCCTTTGGGCTTTGGGAATTCTGGCGCTGATTTTTGGTGCTGTGCTGGGCTATGCTGCTATACGATTTAAAGTGGATGCAGACCCTCTGGTCGAACAAATTGACGAGATTTTACCGCAAACCCAATGTGGTCAATGTGGTTATCCGGGCTGCAGGCCTTATGCTGAAGCCATAGCCAATGGCGATGACATCAATAAATGTCCACCAGGTGGCGATGCTACGATCAAAAAGCTGGCTGATTTAATGGGCGTTGAAGCTAAGCCGCTGGACGCGGCTCAAACTCCAGCAGTGAAACGTGTGGCCTTTATCCGCGAAGATGAATGTATTGGCTGTACTAAATGTATTCAGGCCTGCCCTGTGGACGCTATTGTTGGTGCATCCAAGCAGATGCACACTGTGATTGTCGACGAGTGTACCGGCTGTGATTTATGTGTAGAACCTTGTCCTGTGGATTGCATTGATATGGTGCCATTAGCCAGCAGTATTGAACGCTGGAAATGGGATTTAAAATCTATCCCGGTAAAAGTGCTGGAGTCGTAA
- the rsxA gene encoding electron transport complex subunit RsxA, translated as MSEFLLLLVSTVLVNNFVLVKFLGLCPVMGVSKKLETAIGMSMATTFVLTLASLCSYLVDFYLLQPLDLLYLRTLAFILVIAVVVQFTEMVVHKTSPTLYRLLGIFLPLITTNCAVLGVALLNVNARHDFFSSVVYGFGAAVGFSLVLILFAAMRERLAAADVPVSFKGAAIGMITAGLMSLAFMGFTGLVKV; from the coding sequence ATGTCGGAATTTTTGCTGTTGCTGGTCAGCACAGTGCTGGTAAATAACTTCGTACTGGTGAAGTTTCTCGGTCTATGCCCCGTGATGGGCGTCTCCAAAAAACTAGAAACTGCAATCGGCATGTCGATGGCCACCACTTTTGTTCTGACCTTAGCTTCACTTTGCAGTTATCTGGTGGATTTTTACTTATTACAGCCACTGGACTTACTCTATCTGCGCACCTTAGCCTTTATTCTGGTGATTGCTGTGGTTGTGCAATTTACCGAAATGGTGGTGCATAAAACCAGCCCTACTTTGTATCGTTTATTAGGCATCTTTTTACCTTTGATCACCACCAACTGTGCGGTGTTAGGTGTGGCGCTGTTAAACGTCAACGCCCGTCATGATTTTTTCTCTTCTGTGGTCTATGGCTTTGGTGCAGCTGTTGGTTTTTCTTTAGTACTGATTTTATTTGCTGCGATGCGCGAGCGTCTGGCCGCAGCCGATGTGCCGGTGTCCTTTAAAGGTGCCGCTATCGGCATGATTACCGCGGGTTTAATGTCACTGGCCTTTATGGGCTTTACTGGTTTGGTGAAAGTGTAA
- a CDS encoding EAL domain-containing protein encodes MKSPSLIALSHWTAALVSALLALWLFWFAAAQQIQSLYQLHYSAIQQMLASDLTGDTKILTRQLSSSFDLPYLKVSQLDGVVLHEQSNPMPSYTFSAWMLTQFDRPIAPASVKDKAHNLQVEFLPQLSEQLGTLELFSLFLFFGPLLLGVLPYYLQPDRPKKLKALPPHPIEAAVQQAPTVVQPLQPQTTTSGTDYLLELALYDQLTSLPNRQQFVRYYEQQLKAANAVHQSVFVLVRCHSLAQINHKQGYLAGDLYIKEMADLLKQLPQLSDESPLFRLNNTDFCVLFPQMTTEQMEELVLQLQQNFDSYQQQKQLDSVALTGLVQVAQGKPLGELLAMADTALGLAKTKQSKVTKQTNLWYLFTDAQEQTAESSFSTKNWRTLIDDVLQGQRLSLLAQPIQPLNKTSKTYSELLVRFRSNEDQLLPTALFLDMAQKLDKLIEIEQMIVEQALALVANHPGQSFGLNLSAHSVQDEAFISYLERRLLKESDLTPRLVFEISEWGLQQNLKLSKRLIDMLHQCGSRVTVEKFGAGITSFKFFRDLKPDFVKMDGSYTRQIEEDKNNQYFVRLMVDLAHRIGVAVFAENVETAAEKQMLESLLIDGIQGYFLSKPAPLE; translated from the coding sequence ATGAAGTCTCCATCCTTGATCGCTTTAAGTCACTGGACTGCCGCTTTGGTATCGGCTTTGCTTGCGCTTTGGCTGTTCTGGTTTGCTGCAGCTCAACAAATTCAAAGTTTGTATCAGCTGCACTACAGTGCTATTCAACAAATGCTAGCCAGTGATCTGACAGGCGATACCAAAATTCTGACCCGCCAACTGAGCAGCAGTTTTGATTTACCTTACTTAAAAGTCAGCCAGCTTGACGGAGTAGTGCTGCACGAACAAAGTAATCCGATGCCTTCTTATACGTTTTCTGCCTGGATGCTGACTCAGTTCGATCGTCCCATTGCCCCTGCTTCAGTCAAAGATAAAGCGCATAATTTACAGGTAGAATTTTTACCCCAACTATCAGAGCAATTAGGTACTCTTGAGCTTTTTAGCTTATTTCTCTTTTTTGGTCCTCTGCTGTTGGGTGTACTGCCTTATTACCTGCAACCTGACCGGCCAAAAAAACTCAAAGCTCTGCCGCCTCATCCTATCGAAGCCGCTGTGCAACAAGCTCCGACCGTAGTACAGCCATTACAACCTCAGACAACAACCTCTGGCACAGACTACTTACTAGAGCTGGCACTTTATGATCAACTGACCTCGTTACCGAACCGTCAGCAATTTGTTCGTTATTATGAACAGCAACTCAAAGCCGCCAATGCAGTGCATCAGTCTGTATTTGTACTGGTACGTTGTCACAGTCTGGCTCAGATCAACCATAAACAAGGTTATCTGGCCGGGGATTTGTATATTAAAGAGATGGCGGACTTATTAAAGCAATTGCCGCAACTGTCGGATGAAAGCCCACTGTTCCGTTTGAATAACACCGACTTCTGTGTGTTGTTTCCACAAATGACGACCGAACAAATGGAAGAACTGGTATTGCAGCTGCAACAAAACTTCGATAGTTATCAGCAGCAAAAGCAGCTGGATTCGGTGGCATTAACAGGTTTAGTGCAGGTCGCTCAGGGCAAACCTTTAGGCGAATTATTGGCGATGGCCGATACAGCTTTAGGCCTGGCAAAAACCAAACAAAGCAAAGTCACCAAACAAACAAATCTATGGTACTTATTTACTGACGCTCAGGAACAAACAGCAGAATCGTCGTTCAGCACTAAAAACTGGCGTACTTTGATTGATGATGTACTACAAGGTCAGCGTTTAAGCTTATTGGCTCAGCCTATTCAGCCATTGAATAAAACCAGTAAAACCTACTCCGAGTTATTGGTGCGCTTTCGCAGCAATGAAGATCAGCTCCTACCCACAGCATTGTTTTTAGACATGGCACAAAAACTCGACAAGTTGATCGAGATAGAACAGATGATCGTAGAACAAGCGCTGGCTTTGGTTGCTAATCACCCGGGACAGAGTTTTGGCCTGAATCTGTCCGCTCATTCAGTGCAGGATGAAGCCTTTATCAGCTATCTGGAACGACGTTTGCTTAAAGAGAGTGACCTGACACCGCGGCTGGTATTTGAAATCAGCGAATGGGGTTTGCAGCAAAACCTGAAATTAAGCAAACGTCTGATTGATATGCTGCATCAATGTGGTTCTCGGGTCACTGTGGAGAAATTTGGTGCTGGTATTACATCCTTTAAATTTTTCCGTGATTTAAAACCCGACTTTGTCAAAATGGATGGCAGTTACACCCGACAAATCGAAGAAGACAAAAACAATCAGTATTTTGTCAGACTGATGGTTGATTTAGCACACCGTATAGGTGTGGCTGTGTTTGCTGAAAACGTAGAAACTGCAGCAGAGAAGCAAATGCTGGAATCCCTTTTAATAGATGGGATACAAGGCTACTTCTTAAGTAAGCCTGCACCACTGGAATAA
- a CDS encoding MATE family efflux transporter, whose product MTQSTSKRPDLLKGNIQATMKQMTVPVLFGMITLMSFNLVDTFFISMLGTAELAAVSFTFPVTFTVISLAIGLSIGTSAVIARALGSGDEQSARSDGLAALWLSAYLVIALSILGYLTIDPLFRLLGAKADTLPFIHEYMDIWFLGAVFLITPMIGNAVLRAAGDTKTPSILMACAGLLNAVLDPILIFGWGPVPAMGVAGASLASVLSWLLGFGLILYLLMVRRKLVDVGHQPFSEFIKICRKILHIGLPAAGANMLTPLAMAILTALMASYGAEAVAAFGVGARIESIASLVVLALSMTLPPFVSQNYGACAYQRIHDAYRSCIKFILAWQFVVYLVLAACAWLVADLFTKDPLVAQYIRYFIWILPLGYGLQGIIILTNSSFNALHLPLNALQLSVIRLFVFYVPFAYIGGLLGGVIGVFVGGLIANAFTSGLAYSWFKRKLAALTLSGES is encoded by the coding sequence ATGACTCAATCCACTTCGAAACGTCCTGATCTGCTCAAAGGTAATATTCAGGCCACTATGAAACAAATGACGGTGCCTGTGCTGTTTGGCATGATCACGTTAATGTCTTTTAATCTGGTTGATACGTTCTTTATTAGTATGCTGGGTACAGCTGAACTGGCAGCCGTTAGTTTTACCTTTCCTGTTACCTTTACCGTCATTAGCCTGGCTATTGGTCTGAGTATTGGTACCTCTGCTGTTATTGCCCGTGCTTTGGGCAGTGGCGATGAACAAAGCGCACGTAGTGACGGTTTAGCGGCTTTGTGGTTGTCGGCTTATCTGGTTATCGCTTTGTCCATCCTTGGTTATTTGACTATTGATCCATTGTTCCGTTTGTTGGGAGCAAAAGCCGACACCTTGCCTTTTATTCATGAATACATGGATATCTGGTTTTTAGGCGCTGTTTTTCTTATTACGCCAATGATTGGCAATGCTGTATTAAGAGCTGCAGGGGATACGAAAACGCCGAGTATTTTAATGGCCTGCGCCGGGCTGCTGAATGCTGTTTTAGATCCAATTTTGATTTTTGGTTGGGGACCAGTGCCTGCTATGGGGGTTGCCGGAGCGTCGTTAGCCAGTGTGTTGTCCTGGTTGTTGGGGTTTGGCCTGATCCTGTATTTACTGATGGTACGCCGTAAACTGGTAGATGTAGGGCATCAGCCTTTTAGTGAATTTATTAAAATCTGTCGTAAAATTTTGCATATAGGTTTACCTGCTGCTGGTGCCAATATGCTGACACCTCTGGCTATGGCGATTTTAACTGCGCTGATGGCAAGTTATGGTGCTGAAGCTGTGGCGGCTTTTGGGGTGGGGGCCCGTATTGAAAGTATCGCGTCTTTGGTTGTATTGGCGCTTTCGATGACTTTGCCACCTTTTGTCAGCCAGAACTATGGCGCCTGTGCTTATCAACGTATTCATGATGCTTACAGAAGCTGCATTAAATTTATTCTGGCCTGGCAGTTTGTGGTGTATCTTGTTTTAGCTGCATGCGCCTGGTTGGTGGCCGACCTGTTTACCAAAGATCCTTTGGTGGCACAATATATCCGCTATTTTATCTGGATCTTGCCTTTAGGTTATGGCCTGCAAGGCATTATTATTCTAACCAATTCGTCTTTTAACGCTTTGCATTTACCACTTAATGCGTTGCAACTCAGTGTGATCCGGCTTTTTGTGTTTTATGTGCCTTTTGCCTATATAGGTGGCCTGTTAGGTGGAGTGATTGGTGTTTTTGTTGGTGGTTTAATAGCCAATGCTTTTACCTCTGGTCTGGCCTATAGCTGGTTTAAACGTAAACTGGCTGCTTTAACTTTGAGTGGAGAATCCTGA